A DNA window from Janibacter sp. A1S7 contains the following coding sequences:
- a CDS encoding DEAD/DEAH box helicase, whose product MPPKKKQRWTTAQKNAAAKKKAASQGAPKRPHRGQGTKPAAGAPRTKDRWRERDGAPSGERPTRVRRDGTEDRGQWARERRDDNRSGGGHDRRPRRDDDRRRPTQRYEREQARRPVDRAEDPEALRREADTWTSAARTTTSGPVDVAGDNGFAGLGLPPVLVERLAREGITAPFPIQQAAIPDALVGKDVLGRGQTGSGKTLAFGLPILARLAGGRARSRKPRALILVPTRELAMQVSDSLEPLVHVAGLRIKLVAGGLSYTGQTAALDRGVDVLVATPGRLVDLLDRGALTLDEIEVAVLDEADHMADMGFLPSVTRILDECAPSGQRLLFSATLDRGVGDLVEAYLVDPVTHNTNDVAASVDTMKHHLLLIDPQHKKQITARVASRPGRTVIFARTKLGCERIAGQLREEGVAAAALHGGLAQNVRNKVIGAFRTGAIPVLVATDVAARGIHVDNVSLVMQVDPPADHKDYLHRAGRTARAGEEGSVVTLVLPHQRREVTRMASAAGLEARPTKTAPEDQVLTDIGATEPSGEPIPEADFRKLVDPRPARRHPGTRGPRGARNHRGDDRRRDGGAGRRSGGGGVKGRQGSGRA is encoded by the coding sequence GTGCCGCCCAAGAAGAAGCAACGCTGGACGACTGCCCAGAAGAACGCCGCCGCCAAGAAGAAGGCGGCCTCGCAGGGCGCACCCAAGCGTCCCCACCGCGGTCAGGGAACCAAGCCCGCCGCCGGCGCACCCCGGACCAAGGACCGTTGGCGCGAGCGCGACGGCGCGCCCTCGGGTGAGCGTCCCACGCGCGTGCGTCGCGATGGCACCGAGGACCGGGGCCAGTGGGCCCGGGAGCGTCGTGATGACAACCGCAGCGGTGGTGGTCACGATCGCCGTCCCCGTCGTGACGACGACCGTCGCCGCCCCACCCAGCGTTACGAGCGCGAGCAGGCCCGCCGTCCCGTCGATCGCGCCGAGGACCCGGAGGCGCTGCGCCGGGAGGCCGACACCTGGACGTCCGCCGCTCGCACCACGACCAGCGGACCCGTGGATGTTGCCGGGGACAACGGCTTTGCCGGTCTCGGTCTGCCGCCCGTGCTCGTCGAGCGCCTGGCGCGCGAAGGCATCACCGCTCCCTTCCCCATCCAGCAGGCGGCCATCCCGGACGCCCTCGTCGGCAAGGACGTGCTCGGCCGTGGTCAGACGGGGTCGGGCAAGACGCTCGCCTTCGGGCTGCCGATACTCGCCCGCCTCGCCGGCGGTCGTGCTCGCAGCCGCAAGCCCCGCGCCCTGATCCTCGTGCCGACCCGTGAGCTGGCGATGCAGGTCAGTGACTCCCTGGAGCCGCTCGTGCACGTCGCCGGACTGCGGATCAAGCTGGTCGCCGGAGGGTTGTCCTACACCGGCCAGACCGCGGCCCTCGACCGCGGCGTCGACGTACTCGTCGCGACGCCGGGACGCCTGGTGGACCTGCTCGACCGCGGTGCGCTCACCCTCGACGAGATCGAGGTGGCCGTCCTCGACGAGGCGGACCACATGGCCGACATGGGCTTCCTGCCGTCGGTGACCCGCATCCTCGACGAATGCGCCCCCTCAGGCCAGCGGCTGCTCTTCTCCGCGACGCTCGACCGCGGCGTGGGCGACCTCGTCGAGGCGTACCTGGTTGACCCGGTCACGCACAACACCAACGACGTCGCCGCGAGCGTGGACACGATGAAGCACCACCTGCTCCTCATCGACCCGCAGCACAAGAAGCAGATCACCGCCCGGGTGGCCTCCCGTCCCGGTCGCACCGTGATCTTCGCCCGGACCAAGCTCGGGTGCGAGCGCATTGCCGGCCAGCTGCGCGAGGAGGGTGTCGCGGCGGCCGCCCTGCACGGTGGCCTGGCCCAGAACGTGCGCAACAAGGTGATCGGCGCCTTCCGCACCGGTGCGATCCCGGTGCTCGTGGCCACGGACGTCGCCGCCCGAGGCATCCACGTCGACAACGTCTCCCTCGTGATGCAGGTCGACCCGCCGGCCGACCACAAGGACTACCTCCACCGTGCCGGACGCACCGCCCGTGCGGGGGAGGAAGGGAGTGTCGTCACCCTCGTCCTGCCCCACCAGCGCCGTGAGGTCACCCGGATGGCCTCGGCCGCCGGACTCGAGGCCCGTCCGACGAAGACCGCACCCGAGGACCAGGTCCTCACCGACATCGGGGCCACCGAGCCGAGCGGCGAGCCGATCCCCGAGGCCGACTTCCGCAAGCTCGTCGACCCGCGACCGGCGCGTCGCCACCCCGGGACCCGGGGGCCGCGTGGTGCGCGGAACCACCGGGGAGACGACCGTCGTCGGGACGGTGGCGCCGGCCGTCGCAGCGGCGGCGGTGGGGTCAAGGGCCGTCAGGGCTCGGGGCGGGCCTAA
- a CDS encoding VanZ family protein produces MNEPRSARWVAPVGVWLLLGLQLVVLYTPSAPGPPAPIPHADKVVHVLVFAAPVLVAGLARRGWWSLLAVAGALHAPVSEVVQHLVLPGRSGDLRDVVADLIGVAAASIAVSLWFRRPRGRRP; encoded by the coding sequence GTGAACGAACCACGGTCCGCGCGCTGGGTGGCACCCGTTGGCGTGTGGTTGCTCCTGGGGCTGCAGCTCGTCGTGCTCTACACCCCGTCGGCTCCCGGCCCGCCCGCGCCGATCCCACACGCGGACAAGGTCGTCCACGTCCTGGTCTTCGCCGCGCCGGTCCTCGTCGCTGGTCTGGCGCGACGAGGGTGGTGGTCCCTCCTCGCCGTGGCCGGTGCACTCCACGCCCCGGTGAGCGAGGTCGTCCAGCACCTCGTCCTGCCGGGCCGCTCCGGTGATCTCCGGGACGTCGTCGCTGATCTGATCGGCGTGGCCGCTGCGTCGATCGCGGTATCATTGTGGTTTCGGCGACCGCGTGGTCGTCGACCCTAG
- the trxA gene encoding thioredoxin → MTKITDLDLDLFRSTVSGEGTVIVDFWASWCGPCRQFAPVFEAAAEERSDITFAKVDIDDNPQLASLANVSSVPTLMAFRDGILLHQSAGALPKAQFEQLLDAVQNVDMDDVKAQVAAGESASD, encoded by the coding sequence ATGACCAAGATCACCGATCTCGATCTCGACCTCTTCCGCTCGACCGTCTCGGGTGAGGGGACCGTGATCGTCGACTTCTGGGCGAGCTGGTGCGGCCCGTGTCGGCAGTTCGCGCCCGTCTTCGAGGCCGCGGCGGAAGAGCGCTCCGACATCACCTTCGCGAAGGTCGACATCGACGACAACCCGCAGCTGGCTTCCTTGGCGAATGTCTCGTCCGTGCCGACGCTGATGGCCTTCCGCGATGGCATCCTGCTCCACCAGAGCGCCGGTGCCCTGCCCAAGGCCCAGTTCGAGCAGCTCCTCGATGCCGTGCAGAACGTCGACATGGACGATGTCAAGGCCCAGGTGGCCGCGGGTGAGAGCGCCTCGGACTGA
- a CDS encoding CsbD family protein, translated as MGIDDKFDNAKDENVGKAKAAAGKATGDDELRAEGETQETKGSLKSAGEKVKDAFKK; from the coding sequence ATGGGCATCGATGACAAGTTCGACAACGCGAAGGACGAGAACGTCGGCAAGGCGAAGGCCGCGGCCGGCAAGGCCACCGGGGACGACGAACTGCGGGCTGAGGGCGAGACCCAGGAGACCAAGGGCAGCCTCAAGTCGGCCGGCGAGAAGGTGAAGGACGCCTTCAAGAAGTGA
- the smpB gene encoding SsrA-binding protein SmpB: protein MATKKKESGELVVARNRKARHDYLIEDTYEAGLALMGTEVKALRMGRASLIDGFAIFYGDELWLEGVHIPEYVQGTWTNHTPRRRRKLLLHRSELDKLAVKVQGSRRTIVPLSLYFSNGRVKVEIALATGKRDYDKRHTLREQQDRREADRAMSDQMKRRG from the coding sequence GTGGCCACGAAGAAGAAGGAGTCGGGTGAGCTCGTCGTCGCCCGCAATCGCAAGGCGCGCCACGACTACCTCATCGAGGACACCTACGAGGCCGGCCTGGCGCTCATGGGTACCGAGGTCAAGGCGCTGCGGATGGGTCGCGCCAGCCTCATCGACGGGTTCGCGATCTTCTACGGTGACGAGCTGTGGCTCGAGGGAGTGCACATCCCCGAGTACGTCCAGGGGACGTGGACCAACCACACACCCCGTCGTCGCCGCAAGCTGCTGCTGCACCGGTCCGAGCTGGACAAGCTGGCCGTGAAGGTCCAGGGCAGTCGACGCACCATCGTGCCGCTGTCCCTGTACTTCAGCAATGGACGCGTCAAGGTCGAGATCGCACTGGCCACGGGCAAGCGCGACTACGACAAGCGGCACACCCTGCGCGAGCAGCAGGATCGCCGCGAGGCGGACCGGGCGATGTCCGACCAGATGAAGAGGCGGGGCTGA
- a CDS encoding peptidoglycan DD-metalloendopeptidase family protein, whose amino-acid sequence MATYASADPDPKQQKERVEEQLSDARGDLKETSTDLVKAHEALEKTRGKLPAARSKAQEAAAAEVSAQNEYDDAVAAYEVAQANEQKAEKELRTTSTRISRARKQVGGFAGQVYQRQGVGTMEVAVGSEDPSDFIDKMIMAESVGETRGAALQDLSTSRANLVSSGDRLQALREQTKQAKETKEGALASAQEASSAADAAQADLESLEEDQSSQAAALERAKKKDAKRVESLQAESDKLTEILEERARQARIREAEIRKARKAQERREAEARERAEQERREQERRERERASRESAPSAPSAPSAPAPKPPPPPPAPAKPPPSSGVLSAPSGAPVSSEFGYRFHPILNYSRLHAGRDYAANCGTAVRAAASGSVISAGVAGGYGNQLVIDHGVKRGVSLATTYNHLQRFVVTGGHVERGQVIGYVGTTGTSTGCHLHFETRENGTPVDPRRWL is encoded by the coding sequence GTGGCCACCTACGCTTCCGCGGATCCGGATCCGAAGCAGCAGAAGGAGCGCGTCGAGGAGCAGCTGTCCGACGCGCGGGGCGACCTGAAGGAGACGTCGACCGATCTGGTCAAGGCGCACGAGGCGCTGGAGAAGACCCGAGGCAAGTTGCCGGCAGCGCGGTCCAAGGCACAGGAGGCCGCAGCGGCCGAGGTGTCTGCGCAGAACGAGTACGACGACGCGGTGGCCGCCTATGAGGTGGCCCAGGCCAACGAGCAGAAGGCCGAGAAGGAGCTGCGCACGACGAGCACCCGCATCTCCCGGGCCCGCAAGCAGGTCGGCGGCTTCGCGGGACAGGTCTACCAGCGTCAGGGCGTCGGCACGATGGAGGTGGCCGTCGGCAGCGAGGACCCGAGCGACTTCATCGACAAGATGATCATGGCCGAGTCGGTCGGTGAGACCCGGGGTGCCGCACTGCAGGACCTGAGCACCTCACGTGCCAATCTCGTCTCCAGCGGTGACCGACTCCAGGCGCTGCGTGAGCAGACGAAGCAGGCCAAGGAGACCAAGGAGGGGGCGCTCGCCTCGGCCCAGGAGGCCAGCTCTGCCGCCGACGCGGCCCAGGCCGATCTCGAGTCCCTCGAGGAGGACCAGTCGAGCCAGGCAGCCGCGCTGGAGCGAGCGAAGAAGAAGGACGCGAAGCGCGTCGAGAGCCTGCAGGCCGAGTCGGACAAACTGACCGAGATCTTGGAGGAGCGGGCCCGTCAGGCGCGCATCCGCGAGGCGGAGATCCGCAAGGCCCGTAAGGCCCAGGAGCGTCGCGAGGCCGAGGCGCGCGAGCGTGCGGAGCAGGAGCGCCGTGAGCAGGAGCGCCGGGAGCGTGAGCGTGCCTCGAGGGAGAGTGCCCCGTCCGCGCCGTCCGCGCCGTCCGCCCCTGCCCCGAAGCCTCCACCACCGCCGCCGGCACCTGCGAAGCCCCCGCCCAGCTCCGGTGTCCTCTCCGCCCCGTCCGGTGCGCCCGTGAGCTCTGAGTTCGGGTACCGCTTCCACCCGATCCTCAACTACTCCCGGCTGCACGCCGGTCGCGACTACGCCGCCAACTGCGGGACGGCCGTCCGTGCGGCCGCCTCCGGCTCGGTCATCAGTGCGGGCGTCGCAGGTGGGTACGGCAACCAGTTGGTCATCGACCACGGCGTCAAGCGCGGGGTCTCCTTGGCCACGACCTACAACCACCTGCAGAGGTTCGTCGTCACCGGCGGCCACGTCGAGCGCGGCCAGGTCATCGGGTACGTGGGCACGACGGGTACCTCGACGGGCTGTCACCTGCACTTCGAGACCCGCGAGAACGGCACGCCGGTCGACCCGCGTCGCTGGCTCTGA
- the ftsX gene encoding permease-like cell division protein FtsX: MKPSVLADAWEGLRRNKSIAVSVILVTMISMYLLGIGLLAQKQVDQMKGYWYDRVQVSIYLCTGTSSQPNCSSGAVTEDQKESIASQLEEMQPLVKDVYYEDEQEAFERFKEDYKNSPLASHIRVGDIPASYRVQLSDPEEYATVASAFKGAPGVASVPNLREVFAPLFRAINIITGVMVGLAVLTLVSAVLLMATTIRQAAFTRRREIAIMKLVGASNGTIRTPFILETVLSGLIGVVMSIGLLWVSAWALFDRYLLRETAGTAFISSNDVWIIAPFLVVGVVLLAIGTSTVTLWRYLRV, encoded by the coding sequence ATGAAGCCCTCGGTACTCGCTGACGCCTGGGAGGGGCTGCGGCGCAACAAGTCGATCGCCGTCTCGGTGATCCTCGTGACGATGATCTCGATGTACCTGCTCGGGATCGGCCTGCTCGCCCAGAAGCAGGTCGACCAGATGAAGGGGTACTGGTACGACCGTGTCCAGGTCTCGATCTACCTGTGCACCGGGACCTCGTCCCAGCCGAACTGCTCGTCGGGTGCCGTGACCGAGGACCAGAAGGAGTCCATCGCCTCGCAGCTGGAGGAGATGCAGCCCCTGGTCAAGGACGTGTACTACGAGGACGAGCAGGAGGCCTTCGAGCGTTTCAAGGAGGACTACAAGAACTCCCCGCTCGCCAGCCACATCCGGGTCGGCGACATCCCGGCGAGTTATCGCGTGCAGCTGAGCGACCCGGAGGAGTACGCGACGGTGGCCTCCGCCTTCAAGGGAGCACCGGGGGTGGCCAGTGTGCCGAACCTGCGCGAGGTCTTCGCCCCGCTCTTCCGGGCGATCAACATCATCACCGGCGTGATGGTCGGCCTCGCCGTCCTCACCCTCGTCTCCGCGGTCCTGCTCATGGCCACGACCATCCGTCAGGCAGCCTTCACCCGGCGTCGCGAGATCGCGATCATGAAGCTCGTCGGAGCCTCCAACGGCACCATCCGCACCCCCTTCATCCTCGAGACGGTGCTCTCCGGGCTCATCGGTGTGGTGATGTCCATCGGACTGCTGTGGGTGTCCGCCTGGGCCCTCTTCGACCGCTACCTGCTGCGGGAGACCGCCGGGACGGCGTTCATCTCCTCCAACGACGTGTGGATCATCGCCCCCTTCCTCGTCGTCGGGGTCGTGCTGCTGGCCATCGGGACCTCGACGGTCACCCTCTGGCGCTACCTGCGTGTGTAG
- the ftsE gene encoding cell division ATP-binding protein FtsE, translating to MIRFENVTKRYPSQSHPALEEIDLNVERGEFVFLVGASGSGKSTLVRLAIREEIVTSGRLLVGGHDLRTMPQRKVPQLRRQVGTVFQDFRLLPNKTVQQNVAYALQVIGRPRRAIRALVPETLEMVGLADMGQRMPHELSGGEQQRVAIARAFVNRPPVLLADEPTGNLDPATSMEIVKLLRRIHDSGTTIVMATHDNVIVDQMRQRVVELEDGHIVRDELGGSYVPKVVDTRDRQERDAERIEEDPDRPAPPEDRPLGEVHALDDWDDDAEDLLR from the coding sequence ATGATCCGATTCGAGAACGTCACCAAGAGGTATCCCAGCCAGAGCCATCCGGCACTGGAGGAGATCGATCTCAATGTCGAGCGCGGGGAGTTCGTCTTCCTCGTCGGTGCGTCCGGCTCCGGCAAGTCGACCCTCGTGCGGTTGGCGATTCGCGAGGAGATCGTCACCAGCGGCAGGCTGCTCGTGGGGGGCCACGATCTGCGCACGATGCCCCAACGCAAGGTGCCGCAGCTGCGACGGCAGGTGGGCACGGTCTTCCAGGACTTCCGCCTCCTGCCGAACAAGACGGTCCAGCAGAACGTCGCGTACGCACTGCAGGTCATCGGTCGGCCGCGCCGCGCGATCCGTGCGCTCGTGCCCGAGACCCTCGAGATGGTGGGCCTGGCCGACATGGGCCAGCGGATGCCGCACGAGCTCTCCGGCGGTGAGCAGCAACGGGTCGCCATCGCCCGCGCCTTCGTGAACAGGCCTCCGGTGCTGCTCGCCGACGAGCCCACCGGAAACCTCGACCCGGCCACCAGCATGGAGATCGTCAAGCTCCTGCGTCGCATCCACGACTCGGGCACCACGATCGTCATGGCCACCCACGACAACGTCATCGTCGACCAGATGCGCCAGCGGGTCGTCGAGCTCGAGGACGGCCACATCGTCCGCGACGAGCTGGGCGGCAGCTACGTGCCCAAGGTCGTGGACACCCGGGACCGTCAGGAGCGCGACGCCGAGCGGATCGAGGAGGACCCGGACCGGCCGGCACCCCCCGAGGACCGACCGCTGGGTGAGGTGCACGCCCTCGACGACTGGGACGACGACGCGGAGGACCTGCTGCGATGA
- the prfB gene encoding peptide chain release factor 2, producing the protein MAVDFASEIQHLRATMASVREVTDLDALEAQIADLEQQAAEPNLWDDPDTAQGVTSALSRANHERDRIRAMDTRIDDLEALIELGQEEGDDETLAEAEGELGKVAKAVSQLEVRTLLSGEYDERSAVVTIRAGAGGVDAADFAEMLMRMYLRWAERHGYPTKVMDTSYAEEAGLKSATFEVNVPYAYGTLSVEGGTHRLVRISPFDNQGRRQTSFAAVEVIPLIEGTDSIEIPDNDLKIDVFRSSGPGGQSVNTTDSAVRMTHIPTGIVVSMQNEKSQIQNRAAALRVMQSRLLLAKRAEEAAERKELAGDVKASWGDQMRSYVLNPYQMVKDLRTEHETGNPSAVFDGEIDQFIETGIRWRIEQARSDD; encoded by the coding sequence GTGGCAGTTGACTTCGCATCCGAGATCCAGCACCTCCGCGCGACCATGGCGTCGGTGCGTGAGGTGACCGATCTGGACGCCCTCGAGGCACAGATCGCCGACCTCGAGCAGCAGGCGGCCGAGCCCAACCTGTGGGACGACCCGGACACGGCACAGGGCGTCACCTCCGCGTTGTCCCGGGCCAACCACGAGCGTGATCGCATCCGGGCGATGGACACCCGCATCGACGACCTCGAGGCGCTGATCGAGCTCGGTCAGGAGGAGGGCGACGACGAGACGCTCGCCGAGGCCGAGGGCGAGCTGGGGAAGGTCGCCAAGGCGGTCAGTCAGCTCGAGGTGCGCACCCTGCTGTCGGGGGAGTACGACGAGCGTTCGGCGGTCGTGACGATCCGTGCCGGGGCGGGCGGCGTGGACGCCGCGGACTTCGCCGAGATGCTCATGCGCATGTACCTGCGCTGGGCCGAGCGCCACGGGTACCCGACCAAGGTCATGGACACCTCGTACGCGGAGGAGGCGGGCCTGAAGTCGGCCACCTTCGAGGTCAACGTCCCCTACGCCTACGGCACCCTGTCCGTCGAAGGGGGGACCCACCGGCTGGTGCGGATCTCGCCCTTCGACAACCAGGGACGTCGCCAGACCTCGTTCGCTGCGGTCGAGGTCATCCCGCTCATCGAGGGCACCGACTCGATCGAGATCCCGGACAACGACCTGAAGATCGATGTCTTCCGCTCCTCGGGTCCGGGTGGACAGTCGGTCAACACGACCGACTCCGCCGTGCGGATGACCCACATCCCGACCGGCATCGTCGTGTCGATGCAGAACGAGAAGTCGCAGATCCAAAACCGTGCGGCCGCGTTGCGGGTCATGCAGTCCCGGCTGCTGCTGGCCAAGCGGGCCGAGGAAGCCGCCGAGCGCAAGGAGCTCGCCGGCGACGTCAAGGCGAGCTGGGGTGACCAGATGCGCTCGTACGTGCTCAACCCGTACCAGATGGTCAAGGACCTGCGCACCGAGCACGAGACGGGCAACCCCTCGGCCGTCTTCGACGGGGAGATCGACCAGTTCATCGAGACCGGTATCCGCTGGCGCATCGAACAGGCCAGGTCAGACGACTGA
- a CDS encoding AI-2E family transporter — MYVEQESSDPVSDTQEEPTASQSTTADEPEVVHSTEGEVTAPGADAQPATPVDEQPTIPADELDDPDRGHEHPDLRPTTVISLPPTLTLLVGAAAGIVAIFGLKQVAGIVAPTFLAVTLIIAVYPVYKALRRVLPSAVSGLLLITILYGIIAALGASIGVAASRFATELGKPDYTSTFTAVITDLRLMLAERGIEADEIDRAIANFDLRNLTGIATSLANTVTGLTTTMLFLLTVMIFLVMDSGGFGLRLEAIHRHKPDVADALVDFGYRVRRYWIVSTIFGLIVAVIDYAALVWLGVPLAMTFALLSFVTNYIPNVGFVLGLIPPAFIGLLSGGVSTMLWVIVIYSVVNFVIQGILQPKFTGDAVGINATTAFLSLVFWAYVFGALGALLAIPFTLLVKTMLIDRDPKTRWINPFISSSPRGG, encoded by the coding sequence ATGTACGTGGAGCAGGAGTCGTCGGACCCCGTGTCCGACACGCAGGAGGAGCCGACCGCGTCGCAGTCCACGACGGCCGACGAGCCCGAGGTCGTGCACTCCACGGAGGGGGAGGTCACTGCTCCGGGGGCCGACGCGCAGCCGGCGACCCCGGTCGACGAGCAGCCGACGATCCCCGCCGACGAGCTGGACGACCCTGATCGTGGGCACGAGCACCCGGACCTGCGCCCCACCACGGTCATCTCCCTGCCGCCGACGCTGACCCTCCTGGTGGGTGCGGCGGCCGGGATCGTCGCCATCTTCGGGCTGAAGCAGGTCGCCGGGATCGTCGCCCCGACCTTCCTCGCGGTCACCCTGATCATCGCGGTGTACCCGGTCTACAAGGCCCTGCGCCGGGTCCTGCCGTCGGCGGTCTCGGGCCTGCTGCTCATCACCATCCTCTACGGCATCATCGCCGCACTCGGTGCCTCGATCGGCGTGGCCGCCAGCCGATTCGCCACCGAGCTGGGCAAGCCGGACTACACGAGCACCTTCACCGCCGTCATCACCGACCTGCGTCTGATGCTGGCCGAGCGGGGGATCGAGGCCGACGAGATCGACCGGGCGATCGCCAACTTCGACCTGCGCAACCTCACCGGCATCGCCACGTCCTTGGCCAACACCGTCACCGGCCTGACGACGACGATGCTCTTCCTGCTCACGGTGATGATCTTCCTGGTCATGGACTCCGGGGGCTTCGGCCTGCGGCTCGAGGCCATCCACCGGCACAAACCCGACGTCGCCGACGCGCTCGTCGACTTCGGCTACCGGGTGCGCCGCTACTGGATCGTCTCGACGATCTTCGGCCTGATCGTCGCGGTCATCGACTACGCGGCCCTCGTGTGGCTCGGCGTCCCCCTGGCGATGACCTTCGCCCTGCTGTCCTTCGTCACGAACTACATCCCGAACGTCGGCTTCGTGCTCGGTCTCATCCCGCCGGCCTTCATCGGGCTGCTCTCCGGTGGGGTGTCGACGATGCTCTGGGTCATCGTCATCTACAGCGTCGTCAACTTCGTCATCCAGGGCATCCTGCAGCCGAAGTTCACCGGTGACGCCGTCGGCATCAACGCGACCACGGCCTTCCTGTCGCTGGTCTTCTGGGCCTACGTCTTCGGTGCGCTCGGTGCGCTGCTGGCCATCCCCTTCACCCTCCTGGTCAAGACGATGCTCATCGACCGCGACCCGAAGACGCGCTGGATCAACCCCTTCATCTCCAGCAGCCCCCGGGGCGGATGA
- a CDS encoding pilus assembly protein TadG-related protein, whose protein sequence is MTPLRHLGRRLPGLVRLARTRARREDGQLTVLVLGLTVIAMTVIIGGLAVTSVQVSRMRLLDAADAAALAATDEGAEQIYDTGLTDRALPLTEGVVRRAATEHLAGRERPHGLESWSVAGGTGTPDGRTAVVRLVGEADLPMVGGLISSLGGSVTVGVESRARADVVVDAP, encoded by the coding sequence ATGACCCCCCTTCGCCATCTCGGCAGGCGCCTGCCCGGACTCGTCCGGCTCGCGCGCACCCGCGCTCGCAGGGAGGACGGGCAGCTGACCGTCCTCGTCCTCGGGCTGACGGTCATCGCCATGACCGTGATCATCGGGGGACTGGCCGTCACCTCGGTGCAGGTCTCGCGGATGCGGCTGCTCGACGCGGCGGACGCCGCAGCACTCGCAGCCACCGACGAGGGCGCCGAGCAGATCTACGACACGGGGTTGACGGACCGGGCGCTGCCGCTGACCGAAGGCGTCGTGCGCCGGGCCGCCACCGAGCACCTCGCCGGGCGGGAGCGGCCCCACGGCCTCGAGAGCTGGTCGGTGGCGGGTGGCACCGGGACACCGGACGGACGCACCGCCGTCGTGCGCCTCGTGGGGGAGGCCGACCTGCCGATGGTCGGGGGACTGATCAGCTCATTGGGCGGTTCGGTCACCGTCGGCGTGGAATCACGCGCTCGTGCGGACGTCGTCGTGGACGCGCCCTGA
- a CDS encoding pilus assembly protein, with translation MSTWRSRLVDEGGSAVIEFSWLAVLLLVPLVYLVLCLARLQAGSYAVTQAARESARAFVTAPDDVSARARSHVAADIAFVDQGFGGQGEVSSSCTASPCLSPGALVTTRAAVAVPLPLAPAFLDGVVPLEIPVSATQVAPVPEYEAR, from the coding sequence GTGAGCACGTGGCGCAGCCGGTTGGTGGACGAAGGGGGGAGCGCCGTGATCGAGTTCTCCTGGCTGGCGGTCCTCCTGCTGGTCCCGCTCGTCTACCTGGTGCTTTGTCTTGCCCGGCTGCAGGCCGGCTCGTACGCCGTCACCCAGGCCGCACGGGAGTCCGCCCGGGCCTTCGTCACGGCCCCTGACGACGTGTCCGCACGTGCCCGCTCGCACGTGGCGGCGGACATCGCCTTCGTCGACCAAGGGTTCGGGGGCCAGGGGGAGGTGTCGTCGTCGTGCACGGCCAGTCCGTGTCTCTCACCCGGCGCGTTGGTGACCACCCGCGCCGCGGTGGCGGTCCCGTTGCCGCTGGCTCCGGCCTTCCTCGACGGGGTGGTCCCGCTGGAGATCCCCGTCTCGGCGACCCAGGTGGCTCCTGTCCCGGAGTACGAGGCGCGATGA
- a CDS encoding TadE family protein: MIGADRLRGENGAAVVDFVLTSALLMFVFLAVLQLGLALHVRNTLISCAAEGARYGAREGVTPEQGAGRTRELISRSLSSRFSGEVSASVRTTGANMRVLVVDVTAPIPVVGPLGPGDGLEVRGRAFMEDQ, translated from the coding sequence GTGATCGGTGCCGACCGGCTCCGCGGGGAGAACGGTGCCGCGGTCGTCGACTTCGTCCTGACCTCGGCCCTGCTGATGTTCGTCTTCCTCGCGGTCCTCCAGCTCGGCCTGGCACTGCACGTACGCAACACCCTGATCAGCTGCGCCGCGGAGGGAGCGCGGTACGGGGCACGGGAGGGGGTCACGCCCGAGCAGGGCGCAGGTCGAACCCGCGAGCTGATCTCCCGTTCGCTCTCCAGCCGGTTCTCCGGAGAAGTCTCCGCGAGTGTGCGGACCACGGGCGCGAACATGCGGGTCCTCGTCGTCGACGTCACCGCTCCGATCCCCGTCGTCGGACCGCTCGGCCCGGGTGACGGTCTCGAGGTGCGTGGCCGAGCCTTCATGGAGGACCAGTGA